TTTTACGCTACCGGCTTTTCGCAGTCCGTATCACCGCGGGCCAGACAAAGCTGATAGCGCATGATCTGGGCGTAGAGCTTCATGATTTTGTTGACATCGGCCCAGCCATTCAACTGATCCTCGTTGAGGACCTTGCCCCCGGCGCGAGAATCGATACCGGCGCCAAACAGCTCCCGCGTATCGGCGTCTCGCACTTCAAACTCGATTTTGAGCTGCCCGGTAAAGGATGGTTTTCCGGTCACGTAACTGGCAAGTTTGGTCGCCACGACGCCAACCGGAACGATCGTCGAGATGGTATCCAGGGCCACACTGCTCTTCGTCGCTCGGACTATGGCGACCTGAAATCGCAAGGTATTGGGTCCCGGTGCGGCAACCAGCTCGTAATCCTTGCTGAGTTCGCTGGCGAGGAGGGCATGAAAGTTATTCACTAACGTTTGCGCATCTTCCGCGTCGATAGCATCATCCGAGTCCTCCCCTACGAACGATACGACGGGATCGAGGAGAATCTTGTCGTGTCGTGAAATATCCATATCTTTGTTTATGTAGCCCAATCCGGCTCGAACCGAATCGTTGGTCGGCTCCAGCTTCGCATAGACCTCGTCCGTCAAGAAACCGGCTGTTTCGAGATCGTCGATCTGCACGACGCCCGCACAAGCGCCCAAGGACATGAGGCTCGCTGCCACCAGGGCATAACCGAATTTCGATAGAGTCATTGTTACCTCTCTTGAAGATGCTGTTGAATTTTCGCGAACGGCCAACAATTGGCCCGCGGCTAGTTTTCTCCGGATATGATACTCTGAGAAAGTTTGAGATTTTCGATCAGCCTAATTGTCTCCGGCCGTAGATTTTCGATGCCACCATAAACTTCACCATGAGCTGGCTTACGATTCGGGAACCTCTTTTTCATCGCCTGATGCCTTTTGATCATCATGCCAAAATTAGCGCCAAAACCGACACCAAGTTGGATGGAGTCTTGTGGGCGATCCTCTCTGGGGTCCTTGTAGAGGTCGAAAATCCCCGCCAAAATCGGATTGTCCCCAGGTCCAGGAACATGCATCTTGAACTGCTGCTTGACGACCGATTTTAGCACCGGACCCTCATATATGAAGACATAGTCGCGTCGCCCTTTGCCCTCACCTAACAATAATACGGGAGTTTGGTCGATCCCATCAATCAGTCGGTCACGGGGAATGTGCTTGTCGGCATTCGCAAGTCGGGCAAACGTTGTAAACAGATCTGCAACATGAAAAATGTCTTTGGCTCTTGAACCTGGTTTCAGAACTCCAGGCCAGCGGACGAAAGCATTGACACGAACCCCACCTTCTAGATGCTGGCCCTTACCTCCGCGGTAGATGCGGTCCGACTGACCACTTTTGTCTACGAATTGCATGAACGGCCCGTTGTCTCCCATGACGACAACAATAGTGTTATCTGCAATGCCAAGTTCATCTATCTTGTCCGTGATTTTCCCGATCCATTCATCGACTGTGACCAAGGCTTCCGGAATCGGGCCGCCGTTTAATGTTCTGCCCTGTTTGATATCAGAGCGAGTAAATGTCAGCGGGTACATGGGCCAATATTGCAGAAAAAATGGTTGGTCCTGGCCAGCCAGTTTGTCCAACTGGTCCATCACGGCGTTGAAGTAGCCTTCCTCCATGCGGCGGTAGTCATCTGCATCAAATTGGTCGCCCGGGTTCATGTTTACT
Above is a window of Gammaproteobacteria bacterium DNA encoding:
- a CDS encoding DUF3313 domain-containing protein is translated as MTLSKFGYALVAASLMSLGACAGVVQIDDLETAGFLTDEVYAKLEPTNDSVRAGLGYINKDMDISRHDKILLDPVVSFVGEDSDDAIDAEDAQTLVNNFHALLASELSKDYELVAAPGPNTLRFQVAIVRATKSSVALDTISTIVPVGVVATKLASYVTGKPSFTGQLKIEFEVRDADTRELFGAGIDSRAGGKVLNEDQLNGWADVNKIMKLYAQIMRYQLCLARGDTDCEKPVA
- a CDS encoding sulfatase-like hydrolase/transferase, encoding MSDKIKCCVDQLRAPPFTEIPENKKMMSKISFACATVICGLTSIASAQPAPIIHDAENLMLAAQHGEKWAKEDAEIDALLAGIREKNGGKPPNIVYILLDDLGFGEIGMPNLDVIRGYSTPNISKFADAGLSLMRMYTEPSCTPTRVAMMTGRSPFRTGFDEAKAVPEGEGLPGWEITLAEVLSESGYATVHIGKWHLGDIEESFAINQGFDYAEHPVHQQGQIAILNKTALLEGLATGVDMTLRSNDFETDSAFRIDPFAMVYGIVGKKGGKYREVNMNPGDQFDADDYRRMEEGYFNAVMDQLDKLAGQDQPFFLQYWPMYPLTFTRSDIKQGRTLNGGPIPEALVTVDEWIGKITDKIDELGIADNTIVVVMGDNGPFMQFVDKSGQSDRIYRGGKGQHLEGGVRVNAFVRWPGVLKPGSRAKDIFHVADLFTTFARLANADKHIPRDRLIDGIDQTPVLLLGEGKGRRDYVFIYEGPVLKSVVKQQFKMHVPGPGDNPILAGIFDLYKDPREDRPQDSIQLGVGFGANFGMMIKRHQAMKKRFPNRKPAHGEVYGGIENLRPETIRLIENLKLSQSIISGEN